A stretch of Dama dama isolate Ldn47 chromosome 22, ASM3311817v1, whole genome shotgun sequence DNA encodes these proteins:
- the GOLT1B gene encoding vesicle transport protein GOT1B, with protein MISLTDTQKIGMGLTGFGVFFLFFGMILFFDKALLAIGNVLFVAGLAFVIGLERTFRFFFQKHKMKATGFFLGGVFVVLIGWPLIGMIFEIYGFFLLFRGFFPVVVGFIRRVPVLGSLLNLPGIRSFVDKVGESNNMV; from the exons ATGATCTCGTTAACGGACACACAGA AAATTGGAATGGGATTAACAGGATTTGGCGTgttcttcctattctttggaatgaTCCTCTTTTTTGACAAAGCACTACTGGCTATTGGAAAT GTTTTATTTGTGGCTGGCTTGGCGTTTGTAATTGGTTTAGAAAGAACATTCAGATTCTTCttccaaaaacataaaatgaaagctACAGGATTTTTCCTGGGTGGTGTGTTTGTGGTCCTGATTGGTTGGCCTTTGATAGGCATGATCTTTGAGATTTATGGATTCTTTCTCTTGTTCAG GGGCTTCTTTCCTGTGGTTGTTGGCTTTATTAGAAGAGTGCCAGTCCTTGGATCACTCTTGAACTTACCTGGAATTAGATCG TTTGTAGATAAAGTCGGAGAAAGCAACAATATGGTATAA